In Leucobacter insecticola, one DNA window encodes the following:
- a CDS encoding ATP-binding protein gives MSDLIVRSLSAVLPHRVAETPVMLLEGPRSVGKSTLLAELTPSSGHPIFDLDQGQFRRLAEQNESALVASESPVLIDEYQRVPSLLDAIKARLNQSSRPGMFVLAGSSSYDSLPQGTQALTGRIQRLTVMPFTQTEIDGTDNRFIERAFESSITHSATPALTERAEYIDRIMRGGMPLAVAAGSTDARSRWLQGHVRQSLERDAGEIRRIHRKADLRHFLNRIAGQTASLLNVSKLAQGLESSRDTAAAYLELLESLFLVSSLPAWGTTISSRSVAAPKIHVVDSGIGAHLLRLSSAKLRRLDPSAMTEFGHLLESFVVQEVIRQTTWMSAPVFVGHWRTRDNDEVDLILERSDGAVIGIEIKAGEQVESHQFSGLRKLRDRLGSSFVAGIAFHLGKVGYQVEDRLHSLPVDRLWR, from the coding sequence ATGAGTGACCTGATAGTGCGGAGTTTGAGCGCGGTTTTGCCTCATCGGGTCGCAGAGACACCTGTGATGCTTTTGGAAGGGCCGCGAAGCGTTGGAAAATCTACGCTGCTCGCGGAGCTCACGCCATCGAGTGGGCATCCAATCTTCGACCTTGATCAGGGGCAGTTCCGGCGACTTGCCGAGCAAAACGAATCCGCGCTCGTCGCCAGCGAATCGCCCGTACTGATTGACGAGTACCAGCGTGTGCCCTCCCTGCTCGACGCCATTAAGGCGCGGCTGAACCAGAGCTCCCGTCCCGGAATGTTTGTGCTCGCCGGATCATCCAGCTATGACTCGCTGCCTCAGGGCACCCAAGCGTTGACCGGTCGAATACAGCGCCTGACAGTGATGCCCTTTACCCAGACAGAGATTGATGGCACCGACAACCGTTTCATCGAGCGCGCATTTGAATCATCCATCACGCACTCTGCGACTCCGGCTCTCACGGAGCGTGCTGAGTATATTGATCGGATTATGCGCGGTGGGATGCCCCTCGCGGTCGCTGCGGGATCAACCGATGCTCGGAGTCGTTGGTTGCAGGGTCATGTGCGGCAGTCGCTGGAGCGGGATGCTGGGGAAATTCGCCGGATCCATCGCAAGGCTGACTTGCGCCATTTCCTCAATAGAATCGCGGGGCAAACGGCGAGCTTGCTGAACGTGAGCAAGCTTGCTCAGGGCTTGGAGTCGTCGCGTGACACTGCGGCCGCCTACCTCGAACTGCTGGAATCGTTGTTTCTGGTGAGCTCGTTGCCTGCATGGGGCACGACGATCTCGTCTCGAAGCGTGGCAGCACCAAAAATACACGTCGTCGATTCGGGCATCGGTGCACATTTGCTTCGGTTGAGCAGTGCCAAGTTGCGTCGGCTTGATCCTTCGGCCATGACCGAGTTCGGCCATCTGCTCGAGTCGTTCGTGGTGCAAGAAGTGATCCGACAAACGACGTGGATGAGTGCGCCCGTCTTTGTGGGGCATTGGCGTACGCGTGACAACGATGAGGTTGACCTGATCCTCGAACGTAGCGATGGCGCGGTGATCGGTATCGAGATAAAGGCAGGTGAGCAGGTGGAGAGCCATCAATTCTCTGGGCTCAGGAAGCTTCGGGACCGCCTCGGGTCTTCATTTGTCGCCGGGATCGCCTTCCACCTTGGCAAGGTCGGTTATCAAGTGGAGGATCGACTCCATTCGCTCCCGGTGGATCGACTGTGGCGGTAG
- a CDS encoding invasin domain 3-containing protein, with translation MTATSSDGIDSNACQVTGTCGEPLSVTVLATGTAAKSQIAAAPATVTADGESASTITVTAFDAAGERINIGGAKVELVSDFGTVSEVVDNKDGTYTATITSTVAGTATIGFTLNNVAATPKATVAFVAGAVDPENADTKYSVSENEITVGEGSHTVTVKLVDRYGNPVLGQAAGLRASTEDDLGGGDITDFVPTSTPGEYTAAVTSTLAGSKAITVTRGGEPGEAVALSGNGVARFVAGAPSAASTGTKYAVSTGDASVAGGSHTITLTVADAFGNPVSGQAAKLGAATTDALGTGEVSVFTESATPGTYTATVTSTVAGEKAITATFDGGAVRLAGNGAAKFVSSGVSLANPGTSYAVSGGEVSVAGGSHTVTVKLADEFGNPVSGKSAELEAATENALGTGRVTGFAETGTAGTYTATVTSSVSGGKVVTVTFGGDEVTLDGNDTAEFISGGVSVDNAGTSYAVSTGNQEVGSGSHVVTVKLTDADNNPVVGQSAGLKATTVDALGDGGITDFVESGTPGTYTATVTSTVSGTKAIQVAFGGDAVTLDGNRNAVFVAAGVDVSGTGTSYAVSTGDQVAGSGSHTVTVKLVDEFGNAVPGVEAKLAAATEDALGTGEVGDFTETETAGTYTAEVTSTVVGDKAITVTFDGALVTLDGNDTAVFVAAAVSTANAGTSYVVSPGDQVAGSGSHTVTVKLADEFGNPVPGQASKLEASTEDALGAGGVTDVVESGTPGTYTATVTSTVSGDKVMTVLFDGAAVRLDGNGTAVFIAAGVNVSHAGTQYAVSTGEEVAGSGSHTVTVKLVDEFGNAVPGQATSLMADTEDDLGDGVIASFVESATPGTYTAAVSSTVTGVKALTVTANGASVRLEGNGEAVFVAAAVDVSQPGTQYAVSTGTRVVGSGSHSVTVKLVDGFGNPVPGQASKLAAATTDELGTGEFTVFSESAVPGTYTAAVTSTVAGEKTITVQYNSKTVTLQGNGIAEFVAADVNLAAEGTNYEVSTGEVSVAGGSHTVTAKLVDEFGNPVSGQAAKLGAATTDALGTGEVSVFTESATPGTYTATVTSTVAGEKAITATFDGGAVRLAGNGAAKFVSSGVSLANPGTSYAVSGGEVSVAGGSHTVTVKLADEFGNPVSGKSAELEAATENALGTGRVTGFAETGTAGTYTATVTSSVSGGKVVTVTFGGDEVTLDGNDTAEFISGGVSVDNAGTSYAVSTGNQEVGSGSHVVTVKLTDADNNPVVGQSAGLKATTVDALGDGGITDFVESGTPGTYTATVTSTVSGTKAIQVAFGGDAVTLDGNRNAVFVAAGVDVSGTGTSYAVSTGDQVAGSGSHTVTVKLVDEFGNAVPGVEAKLAAATEDALGTGEVGDFTETETAGTYTAEVTSTVVGDKAITVTFDGALVTLDGNDTAVFVAAAVSTANAGTSYVVSPGDQVAGSGSHTVTVKLADEFGNPVPGQASKLEASTEDALGAGGVTDVVESGTPGTYTATVTSTVSGDKVMTVLFDGAAVRLDGNGTAVFIAAGVNVSHAGTQYAVSTGEEVAGSGSHTVTVKLVDEFGNAVPGQATSLMADTEDDLGDGVIASFVESATPGTYTAAVSSTVTGVKALTVTANGASVRLEGNGEAVFVAAAVDVSQPGTQYAVSTGTRVVGSGSHSVTVKLVDGFGNPVPGQASKLAAATTDELGTGEFTVFSESAVPGTYTAAVTSTVAGEKTITVQYNSKTVTLQGNGIAEFVAADVDVKNPGTAYTVSTGEEVAGSGSHTVTVKLADAFGNPVPGQAAKLAAAAADSLGDGVISSFEETDPGSYAATITSSRSGAKPISVSYFGEALKANGNADAVFVEGAFDSANTTITVTPASLPTARIRASSPCHCLMRSETPSPLRCRSRLAAPSARSRVSPIWVTVSTRRSCARRRPALR, from the coding sequence GTGACCGCGACCTCTTCCGATGGAATCGACTCCAATGCGTGCCAGGTCACTGGCACCTGTGGTGAGCCACTCTCCGTCACGGTACTCGCGACCGGCACCGCTGCGAAGAGTCAGATTGCGGCGGCTCCCGCCACGGTCACAGCTGACGGCGAGAGCGCTTCAACGATCACCGTGACCGCGTTTGATGCTGCGGGCGAGCGCATCAACATTGGTGGCGCGAAGGTCGAACTCGTGAGTGATTTTGGTACTGTCAGCGAAGTTGTGGACAACAAAGACGGCACCTACACGGCCACGATCACGTCGACGGTGGCAGGAACAGCCACCATCGGCTTCACACTGAATAACGTGGCAGCCACCCCCAAGGCGACGGTTGCCTTCGTTGCCGGCGCTGTTGATCCTGAAAACGCAGACACCAAATACTCGGTGTCTGAGAACGAGATCACCGTGGGCGAGGGATCGCACACTGTCACAGTGAAGCTTGTTGACCGCTACGGCAACCCGGTGCTCGGTCAGGCTGCGGGCCTTCGTGCGTCAACCGAAGACGACCTTGGTGGCGGGGATATCACCGATTTTGTCCCGACGAGCACGCCGGGCGAATACACAGCAGCGGTGACCTCGACTCTTGCCGGATCGAAGGCAATCACCGTGACGCGTGGCGGGGAACCGGGCGAAGCCGTTGCCCTGAGCGGTAACGGAGTGGCGCGGTTTGTTGCGGGCGCACCAAGCGCCGCAAGCACGGGGACAAAGTACGCGGTGTCGACGGGCGACGCTTCGGTCGCTGGTGGATCACACACGATCACCCTAACGGTGGCCGATGCGTTCGGTAATCCGGTGTCGGGTCAGGCTGCGAAGCTTGGTGCGGCGACCACGGACGCGTTGGGTACTGGCGAGGTTTCGGTGTTCACGGAGTCTGCGACTCCGGGCACGTATACGGCGACGGTGACGTCGACGGTTGCTGGTGAGAAGGCGATCACGGCCACGTTTGATGGTGGTGCGGTGAGGCTTGCGGGTAATGGCGCGGCGAAGTTTGTTTCGTCGGGTGTGAGCCTTGCGAATCCGGGGACGAGTTACGCGGTTTCTGGTGGTGAGGTGTCGGTTGCTGGTGGTTCGCACACGGTGACGGTGAAGCTTGCTGACGAGTTCGGGAACCCGGTTTCTGGGAAGTCGGCGGAGCTTGAAGCTGCGACTGAGAATGCTCTCGGAACTGGTCGGGTGACCGGGTTTGCTGAGACCGGGACGGCTGGCACGTATACGGCGACGGTGACGTCTTCGGTGTCGGGTGGCAAGGTCGTGACGGTCACCTTTGGTGGTGACGAGGTCACGCTTGACGGGAACGACACGGCGGAGTTCATTTCTGGTGGTGTTTCGGTTGATAACGCTGGCACGAGCTATGCGGTATCGACGGGCAACCAGGAGGTTGGTTCTGGCTCGCACGTGGTGACGGTGAAGCTGACTGATGCTGACAATAACCCGGTTGTTGGGCAGTCGGCGGGGCTGAAGGCCACGACGGTTGACGCGCTGGGTGATGGTGGTATCACTGATTTCGTTGAGTCGGGCACGCCGGGTACGTATACGGCGACGGTGACGTCAACGGTGTCGGGTACGAAAGCGATCCAGGTCGCGTTCGGTGGTGACGCGGTGACGCTTGACGGCAACCGGAACGCAGTGTTTGTTGCTGCTGGTGTTGATGTTTCGGGCACGGGCACAAGCTATGCGGTGTCGACGGGTGATCAGGTTGCTGGTTCCGGGTCGCATACGGTGACGGTGAAGCTGGTTGACGAGTTCGGGAACGCTGTTCCTGGTGTCGAGGCGAAGCTTGCTGCTGCGACCGAGGATGCGCTCGGAACGGGTGAGGTCGGCGACTTCACCGAGACGGAGACTGCGGGCACGTACACGGCTGAGGTGACGTCCACGGTGGTTGGTGATAAGGCCATCACGGTGACGTTTGATGGCGCGCTGGTGACGCTTGACGGGAACGACACGGCGGTGTTTGTTGCTGCTGCGGTGAGCACGGCGAATGCTGGCACGAGCTATGTGGTCTCTCCGGGTGATCAGGTTGCTGGTTCCGGGTCGCATACGGTGACGGTGAAGCTGGCTGATGAGTTTGGGAACCCGGTTCCGGGGCAGGCTTCGAAGCTTGAGGCTTCGACCGAGGATGCGCTGGGTGCTGGCGGTGTCACTGATGTTGTTGAGAGTGGCACGCCGGGCACGTACACGGCGACGGTGACCTCGACGGTGTCGGGTGACAAGGTGATGACGGTCCTGTTTGACGGTGCTGCTGTCAGGCTTGACGGGAACGGCACGGCTGTCTTCATTGCGGCGGGAGTGAACGTTTCACACGCTGGCACGCAGTATGCGGTGTCGACGGGTGAAGAGGTTGCAGGATCCGGGTCGCACACGGTGACGGTGAAGCTGGTGGACGAGTTCGGGAACGCGGTTCCTGGGCAGGCTACGAGTCTTATGGCTGACACCGAAGATGATCTGGGCGACGGTGTGATTGCGTCTTTCGTTGAGTCTGCTACTCCTGGTACGTATACGGCGGCTGTGTCTTCGACCGTGACGGGTGTGAAGGCGTTGACGGTGACGGCGAATGGCGCCAGTGTTCGGCTTGAAGGCAATGGTGAGGCAGTGTTTGTTGCTGCTGCTGTTGATGTTTCGCAGCCGGGTACGCAGTATGCGGTGTCGACGGGTACGCGGGTTGTGGGATCCGGGTCGCATTCGGTGACGGTGAAGCTGGTTGACGGTTTTGGGAACCCGGTTCCGGGGCAGGCTTCGAAGCTTGCTGCGGCGACCACGGATGAGCTGGGCACGGGTGAGTTCACGGTGTTTAGTGAGTCTGCGGTTCCTGGTACGTATACGGCGGCGGTGACGTCGACGGTTGCTGGTGAGAAGACGATCACGGTTCAGTACAACAGCAAGACGGTCACGCTGCAGGGCAACGGGATCGCCGAATTCGTTGCCGCTGACGTGAATCTGGCAGCCGAGGGCACCAACTATGAGGTGTCGACGGGTGAGGTGTCTGTCGCGGGCGGTTCGCACACTGTCACTGCCAAGCTGGTGGACGAGTTCGGTAATCCGGTGTCGGGTCAGGCTGCGAAGCTTGGTGCGGCGACCACGGACGCGTTGGGTACTGGCGAGGTTTCGGTGTTCACGGAGTCTGCGACTCCGGGCACGTATACGGCGACGGTGACGTCGACGGTTGCTGGTGAGAAGGCGATCACGGCCACGTTTGATGGTGGTGCGGTGAGGCTTGCGGGTAATGGCGCGGCGAAGTTTGTTTCGTCGGGTGTGAGCCTTGCGAATCCGGGGACGAGTTACGCGGTTTCTGGTGGTGAGGTGTCGGTTGCTGGTGGTTCGCACACGGTGACGGTGAAGCTTGCTGACGAGTTCGGGAACCCGGTTTCTGGGAAGTCGGCGGAGCTTGAAGCTGCGACTGAGAATGCTCTCGGAACTGGTCGGGTGACCGGGTTTGCTGAGACCGGGACGGCTGGCACGTATACGGCGACGGTGACGTCTTCGGTGTCGGGTGGCAAGGTCGTGACGGTCACCTTTGGTGGTGACGAGGTCACGCTTGACGGGAACGACACGGCGGAGTTCATTTCTGGTGGTGTTTCGGTTGATAACGCTGGCACGAGCTATGCGGTATCGACGGGCAACCAGGAGGTTGGTTCTGGCTCGCACGTGGTGACGGTGAAGCTGACTGATGCTGACAATAACCCGGTTGTTGGGCAGTCGGCGGGGCTGAAGGCCACGACGGTTGACGCGCTGGGTGATGGTGGTATCACTGATTTCGTTGAGTCGGGCACGCCGGGTACGTATACGGCGACGGTGACGTCAACGGTGTCGGGTACGAAAGCGATCCAGGTCGCGTTCGGTGGTGACGCGGTGACGCTTGACGGCAACCGGAACGCAGTGTTTGTTGCTGCTGGTGTTGATGTTTCGGGCACGGGCACAAGCTATGCGGTGTCGACGGGTGATCAGGTTGCTGGTTCCGGGTCGCATACGGTGACGGTGAAGCTGGTTGACGAGTTCGGGAACGCTGTTCCTGGTGTCGAGGCGAAGCTTGCTGCTGCGACCGAGGATGCGCTCGGAACGGGTGAGGTCGGCGACTTCACCGAGACGGAGACTGCGGGCACGTACACGGCTGAGGTGACGTCCACGGTGGTTGGTGATAAGGCCATCACGGTGACGTTTGATGGCGCGCTGGTGACGCTTGACGGGAACGACACGGCGGTGTTTGTTGCTGCTGCGGTGAGCACGGCGAATGCTGGCACGAGCTATGTGGTCTCTCCGGGTGATCAGGTTGCTGGTTCCGGGTCGCATACGGTGACGGTGAAGCTGGCTGATGAGTTTGGGAACCCGGTTCCGGGGCAGGCTTCGAAGCTTGAGGCTTCGACCGAGGATGCGCTGGGTGCTGGCGGTGTCACTGATGTTGTTGAGAGTGGCACGCCGGGCACGTACACGGCGACGGTGACCTCGACGGTGTCGGGTGACAAGGTGATGACGGTCCTGTTTGACGGTGCTGCTGTCAGGCTTGACGGGAACGGCACGGCTGTCTTCATTGCGGCGGGAGTGAACGTTTCACACGCTGGCACGCAGTATGCGGTGTCGACGGGTGAAGAGGTTGCAGGATCCGGGTCGCACACGGTGACGGTGAAGCTGGTGGACGAGTTCGGGAACGCGGTTCCTGGGCAGGCTACGAGTCTTATGGCTGACACCGAAGATGATCTGGGCGACGGTGTGATTGCGTCTTTCGTTGAGTCTGCTACTCCTGGTACGTATACGGCGGCTGTGTCTTCGACCGTGACGGGTGTGAAGGCGTTGACGGTGACGGCGAATGGCGCCAGTGTTCGGCTTGAAGGCAATGGTGAGGCAGTGTTTGTTGCTGCTGCTGTTGATGTTTCGCAGCCGGGTACGCAGTATGCGGTGTCGACGGGTACGCGGGTTGTGGGATCCGGGTCGCATTCGGTGACGGTGAAGCTGGTTGACGGTTTTGGGAACCCGGTTCCGGGGCAGGCTTCGAAGCTTGCTGCGGCGACCACGGATGAGCTGGGCACGGGTGAGTTCACGGTGTTTAGTGAGTCTGCGGTTCCTGGTACGTATACGGCGGCGGTGACGTCGACGGTTGCTGGTGAGAAGACGATCACGGTTCAGTACAACAGCAAGACGGTCACGCTGCAGGGCAACGGGATCGCCGAATTCGTTGCCGCTGACGTTGACGTCAAGAATCCGGGCACCGCATACACGGTGTCGACGGGCGAAGAGGTTGCCGGTTCAGGATCGCATACGGTTACGGTGAAGCTGGCTGACGCGTTCGGCAACCCGGTTCCGGGTCAGGCTGCGAAGCTTGCTGCCGCGGCTGCAGATTCTCTCGGTGATGGTGTGATCTCTTCCTTCGAGGAGACCGATCCTGGCAGCTATGCTGCGACGATCACCTCGAGCCGTTCGGGTGCGAAGCCGATCTCCGTCTCCTACTTCGGGGAGGCGCTGAAGGCCAACGGCAACGCTGATGCAGTCTTCGTCGAGGGTGCGTTCGACTCCGCGAACACGACGATCACGGTAACCCCCGCATCTCTGCCGACGGCAAGGATACGGGCATCATCACCGTGTCACTGTTTGATGCGCTCGGAAACCCCATCACCGCTGAGATGCCGCTCACGATTAGCAGCTCCATCGGCGAGGTCTCGGGTCTCACCTATCTGGGTGACGGTGTCTACACGGCGCAGCTGCGCTCGACGACGCCCGGCATTGCGGTGA
- a CDS encoding DedA family protein produces MIGRKLGPKIFSRKKSRLFNPENVERTHAFFEKHGPKAIIIARFLPVFRAFVPAAAGVGKMSYRHFVTYNAIGALLWGVGVTLLGFFLGQIPFVRDYSEVFIIVLVLIPGVPILIELWRAFRSWRAKRVTAAE; encoded by the coding sequence ATGATCGGTCGCAAGCTCGGGCCAAAGATCTTCTCGCGGAAGAAGAGCCGCCTGTTCAATCCGGAAAACGTTGAACGCACCCACGCGTTCTTCGAAAAGCACGGCCCGAAGGCGATCATCATCGCGCGCTTCCTGCCCGTGTTTCGGGCGTTTGTGCCGGCCGCAGCCGGCGTCGGCAAGATGAGCTACCGGCACTTTGTGACCTACAACGCGATCGGTGCGCTGCTGTGGGGTGTGGGGGTGACGCTGCTCGGCTTCTTCCTGGGGCAGATCCCGTTTGTGCGGGACTACAGCGAGGTGTTCATTATTGTGCTCGTGTTGATCCCGGGTGTCCCGATCCTGATTGAGCTGTGGCGGGCATTTCGCTCCTGGCGTGCGAAGAGAGTCACCGCGGCTGAGTAG
- the glyA gene encoding serine hydroxymethyltransferase, protein MSSQSAFFNEPLEVVDPEIAAVLRDELNRQRSTLEMIASENFVPRAVLESQGSVLTNKYAEGYPGRRYYGGCEFVDVAEDLARDRAKSLFGAQYANVQPHSGASANAAVLSAIAEPGDTILGLELSHGGHLTHGMKLNFSGKLYNIVGYGVDPETFLIDMDVVRQKALEHKPKVIIAGWSAYPRTLDFAAFRAIADEVGATLWVDMAHFAGLVAAGLHPNPVPYAHVTSSTVHKTIGGPRSGFILTNDLEMYKKINSNVFPGHQGGPLMHVIAAKATAFKLAASDEFKDRQVRTLAGAKLLADALTTEASKAAGIDVLTGGTDVHLVLADLRNSPIDGQQAEDALHAVNITVNRNSVPFDPRPPMVTSGLRIGTPALATRGFGDVEFAEVSDIIALTLQHAAGKGSTSVEELSARVQTLADAFPLYPGLEEW, encoded by the coding sequence ATGTCATCCCAGTCCGCCTTCTTCAACGAGCCGCTCGAGGTTGTCGATCCCGAGATCGCCGCCGTGCTCCGCGACGAGCTGAACCGCCAGCGATCCACCCTCGAGATGATCGCCAGCGAGAACTTCGTGCCTCGCGCCGTACTCGAGTCCCAGGGTTCGGTGCTCACCAACAAGTACGCCGAGGGCTACCCCGGCCGCCGCTACTACGGTGGCTGCGAGTTCGTCGATGTCGCAGAAGATCTCGCTCGGGATCGCGCCAAGAGCCTCTTCGGCGCTCAGTATGCGAACGTGCAGCCCCACTCCGGCGCATCCGCCAACGCGGCGGTGCTCTCGGCAATCGCTGAGCCCGGCGACACGATCCTGGGCCTTGAGCTCTCCCACGGCGGCCACCTGACGCACGGCATGAAGCTCAACTTCTCGGGCAAGCTCTACAACATCGTGGGCTACGGCGTGGATCCCGAGACGTTCCTCATCGATATGGATGTGGTGCGCCAGAAGGCTCTCGAACACAAGCCGAAGGTGATCATTGCCGGTTGGTCGGCCTACCCGCGCACCCTCGACTTCGCGGCGTTCCGTGCGATCGCCGATGAGGTGGGCGCGACGCTCTGGGTGGATATGGCGCACTTCGCGGGCCTCGTGGCCGCAGGCCTCCACCCGAACCCGGTGCCGTACGCGCACGTCACCTCTTCGACCGTGCACAAGACGATCGGTGGCCCACGTTCGGGCTTCATCCTCACCAACGATCTTGAGATGTACAAGAAGATCAACTCAAACGTCTTCCCCGGTCACCAGGGTGGCCCGCTGATGCACGTCATCGCTGCAAAGGCGACCGCGTTCAAGCTCGCCGCGAGCGACGAGTTCAAGGACCGCCAGGTGCGGACCCTCGCGGGCGCGAAGCTGCTGGCGGACGCTCTGACCACCGAGGCTTCGAAGGCTGCAGGGATCGATGTGCTCACCGGCGGCACCGACGTGCACCTTGTGCTCGCGGATCTGCGCAACTCTCCGATCGACGGGCAGCAGGCGGAAGACGCGCTGCACGCGGTCAACATCACCGTCAACCGTAACTCGGTGCCCTTCGATCCGCGCCCGCCGATGGTGACGAGCGGCCTGCGGATCGGCACCCCCGCTCTCGCGACCCGCGGCTTCGGAGACGTCGAGTTTGCCGAGGTTTCGGACATCATTGCGCTGACGCTGCAGCATGCCGCGGGCAAGGGTTCAACGAGCGTTGAGGAGCTGTCGGCGCGCGTGCAGACACTCGCAGACGCGTTCCCGCTCTACCCGGGCCTCGAAGAGTGGTAA
- a CDS encoding bifunctional methylenetetrahydrofolate dehydrogenase/methenyltetrahydrofolate cyclohydrolase: MPDIVSGTAQKLDGTQAAATIKHELAERVSALKARGIVPGLATVLVGEDPGSQWYVAGKHRDCAEVGIASIKRELPESVTQEELETVLDELNANPECTGYIVQLPLPKHIDTDRILERMDPAKDADGLHPTNLGRLVLNATTEITSPLPCTPRGVIELVERNGLSWAGKHVVVVGRGVTVGRPIGPLLTRRAVNATVTLTHTGTKDLGAELRRADVIVAAAGVEGIVRAEDVKPGAIVLDVGVSRRVDPETGKSRVVGDVDPAVASVAGWISPNPGGVGPMTRALLLKNVVEMAERASA, from the coding sequence GTGCCAGATATCGTTTCCGGCACCGCGCAAAAGCTCGACGGCACGCAGGCCGCGGCCACGATCAAGCACGAACTCGCCGAGCGGGTTTCTGCGTTGAAGGCTCGCGGCATCGTTCCCGGGCTTGCGACCGTGCTGGTGGGCGAGGATCCCGGATCCCAGTGGTACGTCGCGGGCAAGCACCGCGACTGCGCTGAGGTCGGCATTGCTTCGATCAAGCGCGAACTCCCCGAGTCGGTGACGCAGGAGGAACTCGAGACGGTTCTCGACGAACTGAACGCGAATCCCGAGTGCACGGGGTACATCGTGCAGTTGCCGCTGCCGAAACACATCGACACCGACCGCATTCTCGAGCGCATGGATCCCGCGAAAGATGCTGACGGGTTGCACCCGACGAATCTGGGTCGCCTCGTGCTCAACGCCACCACCGAGATCACTTCGCCGCTGCCGTGCACGCCGCGTGGAGTGATCGAGCTGGTGGAGCGCAACGGGCTCTCCTGGGCCGGTAAGCACGTTGTGGTGGTCGGCCGCGGCGTGACGGTGGGCCGTCCGATCGGGCCGCTGCTCACACGCCGCGCCGTGAACGCGACTGTCACGCTGACGCACACTGGCACGAAGGATCTGGGCGCCGAGCTGCGCCGGGCCGACGTGATCGTAGCGGCGGCGGGCGTCGAGGGGATCGTGCGCGCGGAGGATGTGAAGCCCGGCGCGATTGTGCTCGACGTGGGGGTGTCGCGGCGCGTTGATCCTGAAACCGGGAAGAGCCGCGTGGTGGGCGACGTGGATCCTGCGGTCGCGTCTGTCGCGGGCTGGATCTCGCCGAATCCCGGCGGGGTCGGCCCGATGACCCGCGCGCTTCTCCTCAAGAACGTCGTCGAGATGGCGGAGCGCGCTTCGGCGTAG
- the purU gene encoding formyltetrahydrofolate deformylase, whose product MNTVLPASADTQWVLTLSCIDGPGIVHAISGAVVAAGGNIAESQQFASADTGRFFMRLQVEAVRDPESFQTRFEASLAPVTEHYGMSWRLDTVGRPVRTLILGSTATHCLNDLLYRRRGGQLPIEVPLVLSNHTTMRDIAEFYDVPFEHLAISSPADKAAFEARVLAAVEELNIELVVLARYMQILSPELCAALAGKAINIHHSFLPGFKGANPYKQAHQRGVKLIGATAHFVTTDLDEGPIIEQDVTRVDHSYSARELVQLGQDEEARVLRRAVNWFAENRILTDGDRTIIFR is encoded by the coding sequence ATGAACACAGTTCTCCCCGCCAGCGCCGACACCCAGTGGGTCCTTACCCTTTCCTGCATCGACGGGCCCGGAATCGTTCACGCGATCAGCGGGGCGGTCGTCGCAGCGGGCGGTAATATCGCCGAGAGCCAGCAGTTCGCGAGCGCCGACACGGGCCGCTTCTTCATGCGCCTGCAGGTCGAGGCGGTGCGGGATCCCGAATCCTTCCAGACGCGCTTCGAAGCTTCGCTCGCCCCCGTCACCGAGCACTACGGCATGTCATGGCGCCTCGACACCGTGGGGCGGCCAGTGCGCACCCTGATCCTCGGCTCCACCGCTACACACTGCCTCAACGATCTGCTCTACCGTCGTCGCGGCGGCCAGCTGCCCATCGAGGTGCCGCTGGTGCTCTCAAATCACACCACCATGCGCGATATCGCCGAGTTTTATGACGTTCCGTTTGAGCACCTCGCGATTTCGAGCCCCGCCGACAAAGCAGCGTTCGAGGCGCGGGTGCTTGCGGCGGTCGAAGAGCTCAACATCGAGCTGGTGGTGCTCGCCCGCTACATGCAGATCCTGTCGCCGGAACTGTGCGCGGCGCTTGCCGGCAAGGCGATCAACATCCACCACTCGTTCCTGCCCGGTTTCAAGGGCGCGAACCCCTACAAGCAGGCGCACCAGCGCGGCGTCAAGCTGATCGGCGCGACCGCGCACTTCGTCACGACTGATCTCGACGAGGGGCCGATCATCGAGCAGGACGTCACCCGCGTCGACCACTCCTATTCCGCGCGCGAGCTCGTGCAGCTGGGCCAGGATGAGGAGGCGCGGGTGCTGCGCCGCGCGGTGAACTGGTTTGCCGAGAACCGGATCCTCACAGACGGCGATCGGACGATCATTTTCCGCTAG